Proteins encoded within one genomic window of Fibrobacter sp.:
- a CDS encoding cold-shock protein produces the protein MPTGVVKWFNEAKGYGFISPDDGSRDVFVHFSAIQSNGFRKLEEGQKVQFEVVDGAKGPNAQNVVPQ, from the coding sequence ATGCCCACAGGTGTTGTCAAGTGGTTCAATGAGGCCAAAGGATATGGATTTATCTCACCGGATGACGGCTCTCGTGATGTATTCGTCCATTTTTCCGCAATCCAGTCTAATGGTTTCCGGAAGCTGGAAGAAGGACAGAAAGTTCAGTTTGAAGTTGTCGATGGAGCAAAAGGTCCCAATGCTCAGAATGTAGTTCCTCAATAA